A section of the Spirochaeta isovalerica genome encodes:
- a CDS encoding ATP-binding cassette domain-containing protein, whose product MKSITKTFPGVKALDDVDISVKKGDIHFIVGENGAGKSTLMKVLSGIYPHGSYDGDIIFDGQIKRFHGIKDSVSDGIVIINQELALFPNLTVYENVFVGHEIHNKLSVMSWDETKKEAKKYLDMVGLDVDLYSLVGLLGVGKQQLIEIAKALSQNVKLLILDEPTAALNEDDSENLLNLLLELKKQGLTSIMISHKLKEVEAIADSITVLRDGKTVAAMTKDEANEQTIIKNMVGREIEDIFPKRPEYKGGPVVLETVHLNAFDTSLNRYIVSNSNIKVHKGEVVGIAGLMGAGRTELAHSIFGNPKKYKLSGSTIVFGKALKLNSPKKAIEAGIAYVSEDRKKDGLILEETIGQNITVSALKKISRMGIINFLSQNRYAEKYVKDIDIRTPSVLQQVKNLSGGNQQKVQVSKWLFAEPKILILDEPTRGIDVGAKYEIYTIINDLVAKGMSIIIISSELPEILGMCDRIYVIAEGVQTAEFDIKDATPEKIMHSATTA is encoded by the coding sequence ATGAAATCAATTACGAAGACATTCCCCGGTGTAAAAGCGCTTGATGATGTGGATATCTCAGTCAAAAAAGGAGATATCCATTTTATCGTAGGCGAAAATGGTGCCGGAAAATCAACATTGATGAAAGTACTTAGCGGTATCTACCCTCATGGTTCCTACGACGGAGATATTATCTTTGACGGGCAAATCAAACGATTTCACGGAATCAAAGATTCAGTTTCTGACGGTATAGTCATTATAAATCAGGAACTGGCGCTCTTCCCGAACCTGACGGTTTACGAAAATGTTTTTGTCGGTCATGAGATTCATAACAAATTATCGGTTATGAGCTGGGACGAAACGAAAAAAGAAGCTAAGAAGTATCTGGACATGGTCGGTCTCGATGTTGATCTTTACAGTCTTGTCGGTCTGCTGGGTGTGGGGAAGCAGCAATTAATTGAAATTGCCAAGGCGTTGAGTCAGAACGTAAAGCTCCTCATTCTGGATGAGCCCACAGCGGCCTTGAATGAAGACGACAGTGAAAACCTGCTGAACCTCCTTCTGGAGTTGAAAAAGCAGGGGCTCACTTCTATTATGATTTCCCACAAGTTAAAAGAAGTGGAGGCCATTGCAGACTCCATTACTGTTTTGCGGGACGGAAAAACCGTTGCAGCCATGACTAAAGATGAGGCGAATGAACAGACCATAATTAAAAACATGGTCGGTCGGGAGATTGAGGATATATTCCCCAAGAGGCCCGAATACAAAGGTGGACCTGTTGTACTGGAAACGGTTCATCTGAATGCTTTCGATACTTCGCTTAATCGTTATATTGTCAGCAATTCCAACATAAAAGTTCATAAAGGTGAAGTTGTCGGTATAGCCGGATTAATGGGCGCGGGCAGAACAGAGCTGGCTCACAGTATCTTTGGAAATCCCAAGAAATACAAATTATCGGGAAGCACAATCGTTTTCGGGAAAGCGCTGAAACTGAATTCTCCCAAAAAAGCCATTGAAGCGGGTATCGCTTATGTTTCGGAAGACAGAAAAAAAGACGGACTGATTCTGGAAGAGACCATCGGGCAGAATATTACTGTCTCGGCGTTAAAAAAGATTTCCAGAATGGGGATTATCAATTTTCTTTCACAAAACAGATATGCTGAAAAATATGTGAAGGATATCGACATCCGTACTCCATCGGTTCTTCAGCAGGTAAAAAATCTGAGTGGAGGAAATCAGCAGAAAGTTCAGGTCAGCAAATGGCTGTTTGCCGAACCGAAAATTCTCATATTGGATGAACCCACCCGAGGTATCGATGTCGGGGCGAAATATGAAATTTATACGATTATTAACGATTTGGTTGCCAAGGGAATGAGCATAATCATAATTTCTTCGGAGCTTCCGGAGATTTTAGGTATGTGTGACAGGATCTATGTTATCGCTGAGGGTGTTCAGACTGCAGAATTCGATATCAAAGATGCCACACCTGAAAAAATTATGCATAGCGCAACAACAGCTTAG
- a CDS encoding substrate-binding domain-containing protein, which produces MIIQRVFTVVLLSIFLLPSCKVKKPDDDQPIRIGFSAASETFLLERWDRDIKIFMNTARELGADVIFAKSPGNALDQIPQIQYLLGQDIDVLVVIPQDKALLSGVIQKTLDRGIPVLAYDRPIMDVPITGYVSFDNNEVGRLLASSLVSRVPEGNYLIVNGSIHDNNSYQVNNGVHEILDPLVLKGDIRIAREIWLEQWSYDEALVEIGKFLDQTEDVQAVSAANDLIAQAAVRLLLERQLAGKVQVVGQDADLVSCQSIVEGKQLMTVYKPIQNLAARAAKLAVAMAERNMPEPDRFIDNNSSKEIPYFVEKPIPVFKDDMDSTVIADGFHSREDVYRTP; this is translated from the coding sequence GTGATTATTCAGCGAGTCTTTACAGTTGTTCTTCTCTCTATTTTCCTTCTTCCGTCCTGCAAAGTAAAGAAACCCGATGATGATCAGCCCATCCGAATCGGCTTTTCCGCCGCTTCGGAAACCTTTCTCCTCGAGCGGTGGGACCGGGATATCAAAATATTCATGAATACGGCCAGGGAGCTGGGGGCCGATGTTATCTTCGCCAAATCCCCCGGTAACGCCCTGGACCAGATACCCCAGATACAGTATCTGCTCGGTCAGGATATTGATGTCCTTGTGGTTATCCCCCAGGACAAGGCTCTGCTGAGCGGAGTTATTCAGAAAACTCTGGACAGGGGGATCCCTGTTCTCGCTTACGACCGGCCGATAATGGATGTCCCCATAACCGGGTATGTCTCTTTCGACAATAACGAAGTCGGGAGGCTTCTGGCCTCTTCTCTGGTTTCCAGAGTTCCTGAGGGAAACTATCTGATCGTCAATGGTTCCATTCACGACAACAACAGTTATCAGGTGAATAACGGCGTTCATGAGATCCTCGATCCGCTGGTTCTCAAAGGAGATATCAGAATCGCCCGGGAAATCTGGCTCGAGCAATGGAGTTATGATGAGGCTCTTGTGGAGATCGGTAAGTTTCTGGATCAGACTGAAGATGTTCAGGCGGTCTCTGCCGCCAATGATCTCATCGCCCAGGCAGCTGTCCGCCTTCTCCTCGAACGGCAGCTCGCCGGTAAAGTTCAGGTCGTCGGGCAGGATGCCGATCTGGTTTCCTGTCAGAGTATTGTTGAAGGCAAGCAGCTTATGACCGTTTACAAACCGATTCAGAATCTGGCCGCCCGGGCGGCGAAACTGGCTGTCGCTATGGCGGAAAGAAATATGCCCGAACCGGATCGTTTTATCGATAATAACAGTTCGAAGGAAATTCCCTATTTTGTGGAGAAGCCGATCCCTGTTTTCAAGGATGATATGGATTCCACAGTAATCGCCGACGGCTTCCATTCCCGCGAAGACGTCTATAGAACCCCTTAG
- a CDS encoding response regulator transcription factor, which translates to MYRVMIVDDEEPVLDSFAFIFSKYVSDFTLCGKARSGTEAVRLIRELNPDLVFMDIQMPGVDGIEAIRQIQPLFPHTVFILATAYERFDIAQKAIHLGVFSYLVKPVSRQKILEELKQVKKHLDERKKISESQEEEEEFLEKRKEEFKRDFLSSLIWKNPDKDKWEEFCRLFDVNSERSAIYLVGGIPGASMDLRQDIYNEISRKIRYKYKCHTADLGDKLLLLFPEEREMKDLEKRFREILSAYESYHIILGAGDFRTFNQLSDSFALAFEPFSDENGENNGRNREQKRIHKVYREILTAERAIGENLFKEYWIEVFKNYTFDIAKGKMVGLFTLILQNMDNHLLIRSNFNIDPAEEIIPLENMEDWRKWASVAAKELFDLLDKQRSQSYPKPLKKALSYIAENYSSQIQLTAVADECLVSPSYLSRLFSEHLDTKFIDYVNRFRINQAVILLRDRKLSIKEASYMVGYQDPNYFSRIFRKIMGVSPSDLEKRGSL; encoded by the coding sequence ATGTATCGAGTTATGATCGTCGATGACGAAGAACCTGTTCTCGATAGTTTCGCCTTTATATTCAGCAAATATGTTTCCGATTTCACGCTTTGCGGCAAAGCCCGGTCGGGAACGGAAGCGGTGCGGCTTATCAGGGAACTGAATCCCGATCTGGTTTTTATGGACATTCAAATGCCCGGCGTTGACGGAATTGAAGCAATCCGGCAGATTCAACCCCTTTTTCCCCATACGGTATTTATTCTCGCGACAGCATACGAGCGCTTCGATATCGCCCAGAAGGCCATTCATCTGGGGGTTTTCAGCTATCTTGTCAAACCGGTATCTCGGCAGAAAATTCTGGAGGAGCTGAAACAGGTCAAAAAACACCTCGATGAGAGAAAGAAAATCAGCGAGAGCCAGGAGGAAGAGGAGGAATTCCTCGAAAAGCGGAAAGAGGAATTCAAGCGCGATTTTCTCTCCAGCCTTATCTGGAAGAATCCCGATAAAGACAAATGGGAGGAGTTCTGCCGTCTCTTTGATGTTAACAGTGAACGGTCGGCCATTTATCTGGTGGGCGGTATTCCCGGAGCCTCCATGGATCTCCGTCAGGATATTTACAATGAAATAAGCCGGAAAATCCGCTACAAATACAAGTGCCATACAGCTGATCTGGGCGATAAGCTTCTTCTTCTCTTCCCCGAAGAGAGGGAGATGAAAGATCTGGAAAAGAGGTTCCGGGAAATCCTCTCTGCCTATGAATCCTATCATATTATTCTGGGCGCCGGGGATTTCCGCACTTTTAATCAGCTTTCCGATTCATTCGCTCTGGCTTTTGAACCTTTCTCCGATGAAAATGGGGAGAACAACGGCAGAAACCGCGAACAGAAGCGAATTCACAAGGTTTACCGGGAGATTCTGACTGCCGAAAGGGCCATAGGGGAAAATCTATTCAAGGAATACTGGATCGAAGTGTTTAAAAACTACACTTTTGATATAGCGAAAGGAAAAATGGTAGGTCTTTTTACGCTTATCCTTCAGAATATGGATAATCATCTTCTGATCCGGAGCAATTTCAATATCGATCCCGCCGAAGAGATTATACCCCTTGAAAATATGGAAGACTGGAGAAAATGGGCTTCTGTCGCGGCGAAGGAATTATTCGATCTGCTGGATAAGCAGAGGAGCCAGAGTTACCCCAAGCCCTTAAAAAAAGCCCTTTCCTATATCGCGGAAAACTATAGCAGTCAGATCCAGCTGACGGCAGTCGCTGATGAATGTCTGGTTTCCCCCAGTTATCTGAGCCGGCTCTTTTCCGAGCATCTCGACACGAAATTTATCGATTACGTTAACCGTTTCCGCATCAATCAGGCGGTCATTTTACTGCGTGACAGGAAATTATCCATAAAAGAAGCTTCCTATATGGTGGGATATCAGGATCCCAATTACTTCAGCCGTATCTTCAGAAAGATAATGGGAGTTTCGCCTTCAGATCTTGAAAAAAGGGGTTCATTGTGA
- a CDS encoding histidine kinase, producing the protein MIRFRISNSLRAKLLYYFLLSMVFTILSFGMIFAASLAVQDIADQRFADEQYLHELQGLLDEIQEPLETYLAIYSSSSLATLLYTTETLKDALPQSRPVSRDELELLKKEIYFLIDSYLLQVNQIIELKRGRKVQAYTDAFEEMSVLYNYITARINEVSLKGFRRQLGEYRNFLDLFRTVQMYSLILILLIMAFAYSLLMKNINTISTPVLQLSIMAGKISAGDFDVPDVNFHSVNEINHVAAAFNEMKNSISHYIDELKKQKDIEQEIMTERVRNLKMEQLLKRMELYTMQAQMNPHFLFNTLNTGVQLAIVEEAEKTADFMENLAALFRFNIREKKFFVPLRHEYEGLKSYFNILKIRFPNTLKLELDVEEELLDQFSCPAMMLQPIVENSVLHAFKNREGLGSIVLSIHYELPVLKISVKDDGIGIPEKTVQALLTPHTHDYQLSSKVMGLENVIQRCYFFYPDEKDVVQIISGPEEGTEIIININTEVEPCIEL; encoded by the coding sequence GTGATCCGCTTTCGCATAAGCAATTCCCTCAGGGCCAAACTCCTTTACTATTTCCTGCTGTCCATGGTCTTTACCATTCTTTCCTTCGGTATGATTTTCGCCGCATCCCTCGCTGTTCAGGATATAGCCGACCAACGCTTCGCCGATGAACAGTATCTTCACGAGCTGCAGGGGCTCCTCGATGAAATTCAGGAACCTCTGGAAACCTATCTGGCCATCTATTCCTCCTCTTCGCTGGCCACGCTTCTCTATACAACGGAAACTCTCAAAGATGCTTTGCCCCAATCCCGGCCGGTGAGCCGGGACGAGCTGGAGTTGCTGAAAAAAGAGATCTATTTTCTTATCGATTCCTATCTTCTCCAGGTCAATCAGATCATCGAGCTGAAAAGGGGCCGCAAAGTCCAGGCTTACACCGATGCCTTCGAGGAGATGTCGGTCCTTTATAATTACATTACAGCGCGTATCAATGAAGTCAGTCTGAAAGGTTTCCGCCGGCAGCTGGGAGAATACAGGAATTTCCTCGATCTCTTCCGGACCGTGCAGATGTACAGCCTCATACTCATTCTGCTGATTATGGCTTTCGCCTATTCCCTGCTGATGAAAAATATCAATACGATCTCAACGCCGGTGCTGCAGCTTTCCATCATGGCGGGTAAAATCTCCGCCGGTGATTTTGACGTTCCCGATGTTAACTTCCATTCGGTTAATGAAATCAATCATGTGGCGGCGGCATTCAACGAAATGAAAAACAGCATAAGCCACTATATTGACGAGCTGAAAAAGCAGAAGGATATCGAACAGGAGATCATGACTGAGCGTGTGAGGAACCTGAAGATGGAGCAACTGCTCAAGCGGATGGAACTCTACACCATGCAGGCGCAGATGAATCCCCATTTTCTTTTCAACACCCTCAACACGGGGGTTCAGCTGGCCATCGTGGAGGAGGCGGAGAAAACGGCGGATTTTATGGAAAACCTTGCGGCGCTTTTCCGTTTCAATATCCGGGAAAAGAAATTTTTCGTCCCGCTCCGCCATGAATATGAAGGGTTGAAATCCTATTTCAATATTCTGAAAATCCGTTTTCCCAATACGCTGAAGCTGGAACTCGATGTGGAGGAGGAGCTTCTCGACCAGTTCAGCTGTCCGGCCATGATGCTCCAGCCCATTGTGGAGAATTCCGTGCTCCACGCTTTTAAAAACAGAGAAGGTCTGGGGTCCATCGTTCTTTCGATCCATTACGAGCTCCCTGTTCTGAAGATTTCCGTCAAGGATGACGGCATCGGAATCCCCGAGAAAACCGTACAGGCGCTGCTGACACCCCACACTCATGATTACCAGCTCAGTTCCAAGGTTATGGGTCTGGAAAACGTTATACAGCGCTGTTATTTTTTCTATCCCGATGAGAAAGATGTAGTTCAGATTATCAGCGGCCCCGAAGAGGGGACGGAAATAATTATAAATATCAATACGGAGGTGGAACCATGTATCGAGTTATGA
- a CDS encoding substrate-binding domain-containing protein, whose protein sequence is MNRFFKYAPNIFAALILGFMVLSVLELVQSPFLIFEKNTPQPLKTYHYAFFLPSQNYSFFRKLREGALNASQTMDCAITFYELDNDPLSLDMVVNSGYDGIGIYPYVKDDRTLAALARISEAGIPVVQIENEILRDETTFFIGTNNFETGKAVGKLAMKAGNGKLNMALVYSEKNPGLMTDSNLIEMGLNSTMGSRLGNLHTRLTSLNPLDAEGLTYDLIRGWEDLDIIILTDPNDTLVAVQAIIDLNMVGSVQVIGFGEDERIQEYINKGLMLGTIVRNPFRIGFSAVMALQEISTNGYTSAYVDTGISVLLGKLPGGENK, encoded by the coding sequence GTGAATCGATTCTTCAAATACGCTCCCAACATTTTTGCCGCTCTCATTCTGGGATTTATGGTGCTGTCGGTTCTTGAACTCGTGCAGAGTCCCTTTCTCATTTTTGAGAAAAATACGCCGCAGCCACTGAAGACCTACCACTATGCTTTCTTTCTTCCTTCCCAGAATTATTCCTTTTTCCGCAAACTGAGAGAGGGAGCCCTCAATGCCTCGCAGACCATGGATTGCGCCATCACCTTTTACGAGCTGGACAACGATCCTCTCAGTCTGGACATGGTCGTCAATTCGGGCTATGACGGTATCGGAATTTATCCCTATGTCAAGGATGACAGGACCCTGGCCGCTCTGGCGCGGATTTCCGAAGCCGGTATCCCCGTCGTTCAGATCGAAAATGAAATTCTCCGGGACGAAACGACTTTTTTCATCGGAACAAATAACTTCGAGACAGGAAAAGCCGTGGGCAAACTGGCCATGAAAGCCGGTAACGGAAAATTGAATATGGCCCTGGTATACAGTGAAAAAAACCCCGGGCTCATGACCGACAGCAATCTTATCGAGATGGGGCTCAATTCCACAATGGGGAGCCGCCTCGGAAATCTGCATACGAGGCTGACGAGCCTCAATCCCCTTGATGCCGAAGGGCTGACCTATGATCTGATCCGCGGCTGGGAGGATCTGGATATCATCATACTGACAGATCCCAACGATACGCTCGTCGCCGTACAGGCCATAATCGACCTCAACATGGTCGGTTCCGTCCAGGTCATCGGATTCGGAGAAGATGAGCGGATCCAGGAATATATAAATAAAGGTCTGATGCTGGGAACCATTGTCAGAAATCCCTTCCGCATCGGCTTCAGCGCCGTAATGGCTCTCCAGGAAATCAGCACCAACGGATACACATCGGCTTACGTCGATACGGGAATCAGCGTTCTGCTCGGAAAGTTGCCCGGAGGAGAAAACAAGTGA
- a CDS encoding sensor histidine kinase — MFNLLISLISQGGMIAFFSFVFSKVKIFGKIFSKSRMSFTDRLIIILFFAGIAIIGTYTGIPVRGALANTRVVGVFVGGLLGGPVVGISAGIIAGMHRWLIDLGGFTAISCMISTIAEGLIASLLWKSFQKSRNKWLFASLFGAGAEVLQMIIILLTARPFNEAVELVRLIGVPMIIGNGIAIGMFIAIADSLFREREQIAARHSQKVLKIAEKTLPFFRQGLNEETAREAAYIILKQLNLAAVSITGTDACLVHEGMGKDHHKPGRSLRTSLTKRVITEGRYHIARIKEEIDCSDPDCPLKSAVIVPLKSGDEVKGALKLYRSREYAITRVDVEVAVGLASLFSLQLEISRLEEQSRLLNRAELKALQSQINPHFLFNAINTVTSFVRTKPEKARELLLDLSDYYRYRLHEPDAFIPLSRELEHIRTYLEIEQARFDDRLEVIFPAETPPAVSVPPLILQPLVENAVKHGISGKVEGGRISIELEEKKEGVVIRIEDNGAGMDKEKAAGLLDGKGSSVGLINVHRRLINAYGPSYGLNINSRKGKGTTLWMTIPSE, encoded by the coding sequence ATGTTTAATCTCTTAATTAGCCTGATCAGCCAGGGGGGGATGATTGCTTTTTTCAGTTTCGTCTTCTCCAAAGTTAAGATATTCGGGAAGATTTTCTCCAAATCCCGCATGTCATTTACCGACCGGCTCATCATCATATTATTTTTCGCGGGAATCGCAATTATCGGCACCTATACGGGAATACCCGTCCGTGGTGCGCTGGCCAATACCCGGGTCGTCGGAGTTTTCGTCGGGGGACTTCTCGGGGGACCTGTCGTGGGAATCAGCGCCGGAATTATCGCGGGAATGCACCGGTGGCTTATCGATTTAGGCGGGTTTACCGCCATTTCCTGCATGATTTCCACCATAGCCGAAGGGCTTATCGCTTCGCTGCTATGGAAATCCTTTCAGAAGAGCCGCAATAAATGGCTTTTCGCCAGTCTCTTCGGAGCCGGTGCGGAAGTTCTGCAGATGATCATCATTCTGCTCACAGCCCGTCCCTTTAATGAAGCGGTCGAACTGGTCCGCCTGATCGGCGTCCCCATGATTATCGGAAACGGTATTGCCATCGGCATGTTTATCGCCATCGCCGATTCCCTTTTCAGGGAAAGGGAACAGATCGCCGCGCGTCACTCCCAGAAAGTGTTGAAAATCGCCGAAAAGACCCTCCCCTTTTTCCGTCAGGGACTCAATGAGGAAACGGCACGGGAAGCAGCTTATATCATTCTGAAACAACTGAACCTGGCTGCCGTATCCATTACGGGCACCGATGCCTGCCTGGTTCATGAGGGGATGGGGAAAGATCACCACAAACCGGGAAGGTCGCTCAGGACCTCACTGACAAAAAGGGTTATAACCGAAGGGCGGTACCATATAGCCAGAATCAAAGAGGAAATAGACTGCTCCGATCCCGACTGTCCTCTCAAATCCGCCGTCATTGTACCCCTCAAATCGGGAGATGAAGTAAAGGGAGCGTTGAAACTCTACCGGAGCCGGGAATACGCCATAACCAGAGTCGATGTGGAAGTGGCTGTCGGACTGGCGTCCCTCTTCTCTCTACAGCTGGAGATCAGCCGGCTCGAGGAACAGTCCCGGCTTCTCAACCGGGCGGAACTGAAAGCGCTCCAGTCCCAGATTAACCCCCACTTTCTCTTCAATGCCATCAATACGGTAACCTCCTTCGTCCGGACCAAGCCGGAAAAAGCCCGGGAGCTGCTTCTCGATCTCAGCGATTACTACCGCTACCGGCTCCATGAACCGGACGCCTTTATCCCCCTGAGCCGGGAACTGGAACATATCCGGACTTATCTCGAAATAGAACAGGCCCGCTTTGATGACAGGCTGGAAGTGATTTTTCCCGCCGAAACTCCCCCGGCCGTATCGGTTCCTCCGCTCATCCTCCAGCCGCTTGTGGAGAACGCCGTCAAGCACGGAATCTCCGGAAAAGTGGAAGGCGGCAGAATATCCATTGAACTGGAAGAGAAAAAAGAAGGCGTAGTGATCCGGATCGAAGATAACGGCGCGGGGATGGACAAAGAGAAAGCCGCCGGTCTTCTTGACGGCAAGGGAAGCTCCGTAGGGCTTATCAATGTTCATCGGAGGCTCATCAATGCCTACGGCCCTTCATACGGCTTGAATATTAACAGCCGAAAAGGAAAAGGTACGACCTTATGGATGACCATACCATCAGAGTGA
- a CDS encoding LytR/AlgR family response regulator transcription factor, translating to MDDHTIRVIVAEDEIPAREEMVHLLQKNGSVEIVGTAGDGGEALKLIRREKPDLALLDIEMPGMTGMEAAREVIRHNIPTRIIFTTAYSQFALEAFEVNAVDYLLKPIRQSKLDTALEKVKGSLPDRQDESRHALKAFLDNYLDKDKQPVRFLSVYQGDKIIPLKISSIHFAEARGRFVIVVTDEGEFRTNLTFHQAEEKLRPPEFFSCHRSFIIRPESVESIDLWVNSSYRLKMKGSGTPVPVSRSRKDEFKELMGI from the coding sequence ATGGATGACCATACCATCAGAGTGATCGTCGCCGAAGACGAAATACCGGCCCGCGAAGAGATGGTCCATCTCCTTCAGAAAAACGGTTCGGTCGAAATTGTCGGAACGGCGGGGGATGGAGGAGAAGCACTAAAACTGATCCGCAGAGAGAAGCCGGATCTGGCTCTGCTCGATATCGAAATGCCCGGTATGACGGGAATGGAAGCAGCCAGAGAGGTTATACGCCATAACATACCCACCCGGATCATTTTCACGACAGCCTATAGTCAGTTCGCTCTGGAAGCGTTCGAAGTCAACGCCGTAGACTATCTTCTCAAGCCGATCCGCCAGAGCAAACTGGATACAGCTCTGGAAAAAGTAAAAGGCAGCCTTCCGGACCGTCAGGACGAAAGCCGCCATGCCTTGAAAGCCTTTCTCGATAACTATCTGGATAAAGATAAACAGCCCGTCCGTTTCCTATCGGTTTATCAGGGAGATAAAATCATCCCTCTGAAAATCAGTTCCATCCATTTTGCCGAAGCAAGGGGCCGTTTTGTCATAGTCGTTACCGATGAAGGGGAATTCCGGACCAATCTCACTTTTCATCAGGCCGAAGAGAAATTGCGGCCTCCGGAGTTTTTCAGCTGTCACCGTTCCTTTATAATCCGTCCCGAATCTGTGGAATCGATCGATCTATGGGTAAACAGCAGCTACCGGCTTAAAATGAAAGGATCCGGGACACCGGTTCCCGTAAGCCGCAGCCGCAAGGATGAATTCAAAGAACTGATGGGGATCTGA
- a CDS encoding carbon starvation CstA family protein, which translates to MVSFLTALAVLIVGYFTYGKVVDKIFGSDEKRETPAITLNDGIDYVPLKWYKIFLIQFLNIAGLGPIFGAIMGALYGPAAFLWIVFGTIFAGGVHDYFSGMLSIRHDGKSVPEIVGIYLGEKMRMVMRVFSVILLVLVGTVFMAGPAGLLANLGLTGIFANKWFWLGLILVYYFVATILPVDKLIGKIYPLFGLVLLIMAVGVGGALIFGKMPIPEIELTNMHPKGLPLWPMLFITIACGAISGFHSTQSPLMARCLPNEKYGRRVFYGAMVGEGIVALIWAAAAMTFFNGGIAGLAETVAAGGAGLVVNKISIGMLGTVGGMLAILGVIAAPITSGDTAFRSVRLTIADALGMKQEGIKSRLLVALPIFAIGFALNFIDFSIIWRYFAWSNQTLATIVLWTAAVYLVKKGKFHWIATVPSVFMTAVVTTYILQAPEGLKLSTSISYPVGIVVAAGLFVLFLLKVVKKQAPALQEA; encoded by the coding sequence ATGGTAAGTTTTCTAACGGCCCTCGCCGTTCTCATCGTAGGTTATTTCACTTACGGTAAAGTTGTGGACAAGATTTTCGGCAGTGATGAAAAACGGGAAACTCCCGCCATCACTCTCAACGACGGAATCGACTATGTCCCCCTCAAGTGGTATAAAATTTTTCTGATTCAGTTTCTCAATATCGCCGGCCTGGGGCCGATCTTCGGTGCCATAATGGGAGCTCTCTACGGACCTGCGGCGTTTCTCTGGATCGTATTCGGTACAATCTTTGCCGGAGGTGTCCACGATTACTTCTCAGGAATGCTCAGTATCCGCCACGACGGAAAAAGCGTACCGGAAATCGTCGGCATATATCTCGGTGAAAAGATGAGAATGGTAATGCGGGTTTTCTCCGTAATCCTACTGGTCCTGGTCGGTACAGTATTTATGGCAGGTCCTGCGGGACTGCTGGCAAACCTGGGACTTACAGGTATTTTCGCCAACAAATGGTTCTGGCTCGGACTGATTCTGGTATATTACTTCGTAGCCACCATCCTTCCCGTAGATAAGCTTATCGGGAAAATCTATCCTCTTTTCGGTCTGGTGCTCCTGATTATGGCCGTCGGAGTCGGCGGCGCCCTTATTTTCGGAAAAATGCCCATCCCTGAAATCGAGCTGACAAATATGCATCCCAAGGGTCTTCCCCTCTGGCCCATGCTTTTTATCACAATCGCCTGCGGCGCCATTTCCGGATTCCACTCCACCCAGTCCCCGCTTATGGCCAGATGCCTTCCCAATGAAAAATACGGAAGAAGAGTTTTCTACGGAGCCATGGTCGGAGAAGGTATTGTCGCTCTTATCTGGGCTGCTGCAGCCATGACATTCTTCAACGGCGGAATTGCCGGCCTGGCGGAAACTGTTGCTGCCGGCGGCGCGGGTCTCGTGGTCAACAAAATATCAATCGGTATGCTCGGAACAGTGGGCGGAATGCTGGCTATTCTCGGTGTAATCGCCGCCCCTATCACTTCGGGAGATACGGCTTTCCGTTCCGTCAGACTGACAATTGCCGACGCGCTGGGCATGAAACAGGAAGGAATCAAAAGCAGACTTCTCGTCGCTCTTCCCATCTTCGCGATCGGTTTCGCACTGAACTTCATCGATTTCTCTATCATCTGGAGATACTTCGCATGGTCAAACCAGACTCTGGCTACGATCGTTCTCTGGACAGCGGCGGTTTACCTTGTGAAGAAAGGGAAATTCCACTGGATAGCAACGGTGCCTTCGGTTTTCATGACGGCTGTTGTAACAACTTACATACTTCAGGCACCTGAAGGACTCAAACTTTCCACATCCATTTCCTACCCTGTGGGAATCGTGGTTGCCGCGGGGCTGTTTGTTCTCTTCCTTCTCAAGGTCGTAAAAAAACAGGCTCCCGCATTGCAGGAAGCCTGA